The sequence AAGGCCGACATCACCGAAGTCGCTGCCGCCCTGTCGGCCCTGACCGGCGAGCCACACCCACTCGCACTCGATACCGCAACTTGAGCAGAACTGCGGGGTGTTCACGCCGTCGTCCTGACGTGAACACCCCGCAGCTTGGGGGCCTCGGAGGTCAGGGGAGTGAGCTCGGTTCCGGCTGCAGCGTGGCGTGGTAGGCAACCACCATGTCGTAGAGCCGCCGCTGCGAGTAAATGACCAGGAGTTGATGCTCGACCAGTGCAGCGAGGAGCACCTGTTCCCCCGCGCGTACTCGGCACTGAGACCGGATCCGCGCAGGCAAAACCAAGTTCAACTTCGTCGGCACACGCCGCTCGGCGCCAGGATCCGCACTCACCACGATCAAACCAGAGCGCACGTCGTAGCGAACTGGCGTGCCTGCAGGCCATCCCAACTGAAAGACTGCAGGTTTCGACGCCACGGCGCCCGAGGCATCCACCCGCGTCAAGGCGAACCCTACGGTCGAGGAGTCCATCAACGGCTCAAGTCGAGGAACGGGGAGCGGTCTGACCTGTGAACCCGGTCGCCGCAGCGGGGGTATCGCAAGTGTCTCGACGATTCGCTCGGCGGGCTTGACTACGTCACAGGTCGTTGTGAGGGCGATCTCCGAGAGTGGTAATGCGCTTTTAGAAGGCGCAGGAAGGCCGGTGGCTTCCGATGATGTTGACATGAACCCTCCACGCACTTACGGGGGAGGGGCTTTGGTGTGTTTCGGACCTGCACCTTGTCCAATTGTGCAGGATGAATAGATGACCGGCAACATAGGCCGTCTCGGCTCGGAGCAGACTGGAGGTGTCGAGTGTTCGAGCTGTGGAGTGCCCTAGATTGCAGGCGCTCACCGAAGCTGCCGTGCTCCTCGCCGTCGCGCTGCCCTGCCTCACGCAGAGCTGCTTAAGTGACCTTGTGTAGAGGCCTCACCACGCGGCCAGGTATACGTGGCTTGGAGCCGTGCCAGCTGTGTGCGGAAGCCTGATGAGGTGAATGCCGGACTCGGTAGTTCCGATGTGACGAGCGAGCAGGTTGAGGAGTGTCGCCGCTGTCGCGGCCAGGTCCGTGGCCGATCCGTGAAATGTGGGCACCGAGCATCCTCGCGTCGGAACCAATTCTTCGCCCGGAGCCGGGTCGCGCCAGAAGACCTCGTATTCCTGAAGATCATTCCGCTTTGCGACTTGCGCGCCGGCCGCGGTGTCGAGGTCGGTGAAGGTACGCGGTGAGCCAGGGGCGCGAACGATCATCAGCCCTCGTGTCGCGGAGGCGTTGTCGGTGGCGACCTGACAAATGAGCGGCTGACTCGTGTCCGTGACGCACCGGATCAGACTGTCGAGGAACGTCGCCACCGTGTTGGATACCGTCGCGTCGATGAGCACGTCGCAATCGGGGTGGGTGTGATCCATGCCGTAAGGGACGAGGCTGCTGTGCGGGGTCACGATGAGCTCGTCCGAGATGAGGCGAAGGCGGTCGGCGAGCTTTTGGGCTTTGTTGCCGCCAACGTCGTTCTCAACGTAGTTCTGGCGGACCAGTAGTCCGCCGGTGATGTCTCCGTTGTCGCGCAGGGTGATTCTCTTTGCGCCGGCGCGTGCGACGAACTCGGCGATCCAGCTGCCCAGGCCGCCGCAGCCCCAGATCTCGACGCTCAGATCCTGGAACGCGGCCATGGGGCGCGTGGAGTCCCTGCGGGTGACTACTTCCGGCCGTTCGTCGGAGATCATGCACCACTCCATTCGGTCGTCGCTGGGTATGCGGCTGATCAGGTCGGTGACGAGTGGTCCGTGCTTCCTGACTTCGCTTCTGAACTGATCGGCCAGGTGGGTTGGCACGCGACCTCCAATGAGGTGGTACCGACCGCCGTCGTCTCGCCGCTCGGGAGCGGCGATGATCAGGTACTGCGGAGTGCCCGGCTTGTTCCTGGCGGCGGTGTGGGCCAGCGCGGTGGCGACGGTGTCGGCATAAACGTGTGCGGTGCAGGCAATCGCATCGAGGACTTCCGACACGGTATGTCCGGCTCCGTACACGAGGTGGTTGTCCAACACAACGACCAGCGCCAGGTGATCGGCGCCGTGGAGGAGCTTCCAACCCGCTAGGTCCAGTCTGTCCTGCGTCCGCGCGGATAGGCCCGCGTGAAGCATCCTGCGGCCGATCGGATTGAAGCTCTGGCGCGCCACAATCATAGGAGTACCGGGCGTATGGTGCAGCACGCCACCGACCGGGTGGTACATGGCATCGTTGGCGTCGAACGCACCACCGGCGGCGTTGACGAACCAGTCCCACAGCCGATTGAGAAAGCCGCGTACCCCGATGTCCGGATGCCACTCACGGGTGGGGTCGAGGTAGACGCACAACCGTCGGCCCTCGAGCACGTGTGCGTGGCCAACGAACCGATCATGATCGACCCATACGTCTGGAGGAATGATGGGAAATCCCGGGCCGAACCTCATGATCAGCTCTTCGTGGTCGCGCGAGACCGGCATACCACCCGGCCGGGTCGTCAACTCGTTGACGGCCAAGCGGATGCGGACCCCCAGTGCGCCGTCCCCGGCGGGCGGATAGGTCTCTGCGATCTTGAGTAGGGACCGGTGCTCAGCCGCGACCTGGCGCAACTCTCGGAGGGCATCCTGCTGGCCCCGGGTGTAGGTAGTCCGATCTCCTTTCCGGCGACTCATGGCGCGGTCAGCCGGCGCGGCCCGAGCGTGTGCGTACGGCAGGAACCTCGCCGAACCGGCCGGTCGACTTGCCTGATGCGGCAGTCGTCACTGCCAGTCCGGCGGATGCGGTGCGCGCTGCCGCAATGACGTTCGGATTCTTGTTCTCGAGTCCCATGCGCTGCGCGGACTTCAGCAACAGTCCTTCATCGAAGGCGCCGCCGAGGCTGCCGATAACGCTGGCTGTGTCGCGTCGGGTTGATCGCGTGGCTTCGGTAAGAGTTTGGCGCAGGCTGCCCAGCCACGAGTGGAACTTCTCCCGTCGCTCGTTGGGCTCGTTCCACTTGTCGGCAAAGTTCTCGAGCCTGTGCGCTGGGTTAGGAACCCACCACTTGCCGTCGCGATTCTCGATGTGCGCCGGCATGTCATTCACCGC is a genomic window of Amycolatopsis lexingtonensis containing:
- a CDS encoding ThiF family adenylyltransferase, which codes for MRQVAAEHRSLLKIAETYPPAGDGALGVRIRLAVNELTTRPGGMPVSRDHEELIMRFGPGFPIIPPDVWVDHDRFVGHAHVLEGRRLCVYLDPTREWHPDIGVRGFLNRLWDWFVNAAGGAFDANDAMYHPVGGVLHHTPGTPMIVARQSFNPIGRRMLHAGLSARTQDRLDLAGWKLLHGADHLALVVVLDNHLVYGAGHTVSEVLDAIACTAHVYADTVATALAHTAARNKPGTPQYLIIAAPERRDDGGRYHLIGGRVPTHLADQFRSEVRKHGPLVTDLISRIPSDDRMEWCMISDERPEVVTRRDSTRPMAAFQDLSVEIWGCGGLGSWIAEFVARAGAKRITLRDNGDITGGLLVRQNYVENDVGGNKAQKLADRLRLISDELIVTPHSSLVPYGMDHTHPDCDVLIDATVSNTVATFLDSLIRCVTDTSQPLICQVATDNASATRGLMIVRAPGSPRTFTDLDTAAGAQVAKRNDLQEYEVFWRDPAPGEELVPTRGCSVPTFHGSATDLAATAATLLNLLARHIGTTESGIHLIRLPHTAGTAPSHVYLAAW